The Pseudodesulfovibrio alkaliphilus genome has a window encoding:
- a CDS encoding adenosylcobinamide-GDP ribazoletransferase has product MGVPRTFFSTLGFLTRLGPSRVMTDQEMGRCMAHLPLVGAVLGAVAVLPFALGLLSHSPWIQAWLVVGLSLFLTRGLHFDGLADVCDAVTTHADPDRFWTVIKDSRAGAFGVMGLVMALGGQVILFREMFAAGAFGTAAWAFILGRASAVCLGGSVRRLTRPGLGKLFIDGATPKTALAATVLTIGAGVFLAGPMVAVGAATIAGLTLIPLFKLARHVKGANGDFLGCAVILGELSAGLGFALLG; this is encoded by the coding sequence ATGGGCGTTCCACGCACCTTTTTCTCCACCCTCGGCTTCCTGACCCGGCTGGGTCCGTCCCGGGTCATGACCGATCAGGAGATGGGCCGGTGCATGGCCCATCTGCCCCTTGTCGGGGCCGTCCTCGGCGCGGTGGCTGTCCTGCCCTTTGCCCTGGGCCTGCTCTCCCACTCGCCCTGGATCCAGGCGTGGCTCGTTGTCGGCCTAAGCCTCTTCCTGACACGCGGTCTGCACTTTGACGGGCTGGCCGATGTCTGCGACGCCGTGACCACCCATGCCGACCCGGACCGCTTCTGGACCGTGATCAAGGACAGCCGGGCCGGGGCCTTCGGCGTCATGGGGCTGGTCATGGCCCTGGGGGGGCAGGTCATCCTGTTTCGCGAGATGTTCGCGGCCGGGGCCTTCGGCACCGCAGCATGGGCATTCATCCTGGGCCGCGCCTCGGCCGTCTGCCTGGGCGGATCGGTGCGCCGCCTGACCCGTCCGGGCCTGGGCAAGCTCTTCATCGACGGCGCGACCCCGAAGACGGCCCTGGCCGCCACGGTCCTGACCATCGGCGCAGGCGTGTTCCTGGCCGGGCCAATGGTCGCGGTCGGAGCCGCAACCATCGCGGGACTGACCCTCATCCCCCTGTTCAAGCTGGCCCGCCACGTCAAAGGGGCTAACGGAGACTTCCTGGGCTGCGCCGTGATCCTGGGCGAACTGTCCGCCGGGCTCGGCTTTGCGCTCCTGGGCTGA
- a CDS encoding proline dehydrogenase family protein, giving the protein MRLWQKAMIGLARSERVAAWVQGAACMGRFSRMFVGGGDADAAVGRAMELKAGGMTASLFYLGEYVRDPELIRRNAAELEAMAPKLADAGLDLHLSVDPTQVGAMLSWEVCRENVTALAQSVAGLGGAGRSVVMLDMEDSSVTERTFGLYHELRAKGLPVAVTIQSSLHRSREDLDRLVEDGAMVRLVKGAFAEGPEVAATGRAARDKSYRDGLEQLFSARARERGVYPVLGTHDHRMVAHGATLAARHDWRPDQWEVEMLLGVRPVYQRQLVDQGVAVRLYLPFGESWFPYAIRRVGERPANAWFVLRSMLDGLAG; this is encoded by the coding sequence ATGAGACTGTGGCAAAAGGCGATGATCGGGCTGGCCAGGAGCGAGCGGGTCGCGGCGTGGGTGCAAGGCGCTGCGTGCATGGGCAGGTTCTCGCGCATGTTCGTCGGCGGTGGTGACGCAGATGCTGCCGTGGGGCGCGCCATGGAATTGAAGGCAGGCGGCATGACCGCCTCACTCTTCTATCTCGGGGAATACGTGCGCGACCCGGAGCTGATCCGGCGTAACGCGGCCGAGTTGGAGGCCATGGCTCCGAAGTTGGCGGACGCGGGACTCGATCTGCACCTGTCCGTGGACCCGACCCAGGTGGGGGCCATGCTCTCCTGGGAGGTCTGCCGCGAGAACGTGACCGCCCTGGCGCAGTCCGTGGCCGGGCTTGGCGGTGCAGGCCGGTCCGTGGTCATGCTCGACATGGAGGATTCGTCCGTTACCGAACGCACCTTCGGTCTGTATCACGAACTGCGGGCCAAGGGATTACCAGTGGCCGTGACTATTCAGTCGTCCCTGCACCGGAGCCGCGAGGACCTGGACCGGCTGGTGGAGGACGGGGCCATGGTCCGGCTGGTCAAGGGCGCTTTCGCCGAGGGGCCGGAAGTGGCCGCCACCGGCCGCGCTGCCCGCGATAAGAGTTATCGGGACGGGCTGGAGCAGCTCTTTTCGGCCCGGGCGCGGGAGCGCGGGGTCTATCCCGTACTGGGCACCCATGATCACCGGATGGTGGCGCACGGTGCTACCCTGGCAGCCCGGCACGACTGGCGTCCGGACCAGTGGGAGGTGGAGATGTTGCTGGGGGTGCGGCCCGTCTATCAACGCCAACTCGTGGACCAGGGGGTCGCCGTGCGGCTCTATCTGCCCTTTGGCGAAAGCTGGTTTCCCTATGCCATCCGCCGGGTGGGCGAGCGTCCGGCCAATGCCTGGTTCGTCCTGCGCTCCATGCTCGACGGACTGGCCGGATAA
- a CDS encoding winged helix-turn-helix domain-containing protein encodes MLTELFTSKTRIKLLLKLFLNPEVSCYLRELSSEFSVSPNAIKGELDSLSEAGYLTRKQNGRSVFFQANKKHPFFPEISSIVRKSLGIDKLVDEVVASLGKVDAVYILDDYAQGRDSGLIDALVVGNVDKGRLDELRSIVESKVGRKVRVMDIAPAEFAKSRDIFLSRPNWKVY; translated from the coding sequence ATGTTGACAGAGTTGTTCACCTCCAAGACGCGGATCAAGCTGCTGCTCAAGCTCTTTCTGAACCCGGAAGTTTCCTGCTATCTCAGGGAGCTGTCTTCCGAGTTCAGCGTCTCGCCCAATGCCATCAAGGGCGAACTCGACAGCCTGAGCGAGGCCGGATACCTGACGCGCAAGCAGAACGGGCGCAGCGTGTTTTTTCAGGCCAACAAGAAACACCCCTTTTTCCCGGAGATCAGCTCTATTGTCCGCAAGTCTCTCGGCATAGACAAGCTGGTGGACGAGGTGGTGGCGAGTCTTGGCAAGGTGGATGCGGTGTATATTCTCGACGATTATGCCCAGGGCAGGGATTCCGGGCTCATTGACGCCCTGGTTGTCGGCAACGTGGACAAGGGTCGGCTCGACGAGCTTCGCTCCATCGTCGAGTCCAAGGTGGGCCGCAAGGTTCGCGTCATGGACATCGCACCTGCCGAGTTCGCGAAGAGCCGGGACATATTTCTCTCCCGTCCCAACTGGAAGGTCTATTGA
- a CDS encoding YitT family protein — protein sequence MTMQQTDLNERLRAMTFGVPWNLMMLTFGSFLIAFSVKAVAVPHGLLTGGMSGIALLCYYVFGGLTTGQWYLLLNLPVFVLGWIFVSRRFFFYSLYGMFATSAFIDIIPYSLPIEDIWLAVLTGGGIMGAGVGVALRSLGSTGGADILAVICKEKFNLSMGSFEFWFNLVGFLAGFAFLDMHIVLYSIAMTFVIALAIEYVMGMFSERKMVIIITDKPDEVRQAILGPLDRGVTMLDGRGGWSGEPKQVILTMVSSIQLKRLEELVYSIDPDAFTIMGSGFHVLGRGFSTRKVY from the coding sequence ATGACGATGCAACAAACCGACCTCAACGAACGACTTCGCGCCATGACCTTCGGTGTGCCCTGGAACCTGATGATGCTGACCTTCGGGTCTTTCCTCATCGCCTTTTCGGTCAAGGCCGTGGCCGTGCCCCACGGCCTGCTTACCGGAGGCATGTCGGGCATTGCGCTGTTGTGCTACTATGTGTTCGGGGGGCTGACCACGGGCCAGTGGTACCTGCTGCTCAACCTGCCGGTCTTCGTCCTGGGCTGGATATTCGTCAGCAGACGGTTCTTCTTCTACAGCCTCTACGGCATGTTCGCCACCTCGGCCTTCATCGACATCATCCCCTACTCCCTGCCCATCGAGGACATCTGGCTGGCCGTGCTCACGGGCGGCGGCATCATGGGCGCGGGGGTGGGCGTGGCCCTGCGCTCCCTGGGGTCCACGGGCGGGGCAGACATCCTGGCCGTCATCTGCAAGGAGAAGTTCAACCTCTCCATGGGCAGCTTCGAGTTCTGGTTCAATCTTGTGGGCTTCCTGGCGGGCTTCGCCTTCCTCGACATGCACATCGTCCTCTATTCCATCGCCATGACCTTTGTCATCGCCCTGGCCATCGAATATGTCATGGGCATGTTCAGCGAGCGCAAGATGGTCATCATCATCACTGACAAGCCCGACGAGGTGCGCCAGGCAATCCTCGGCCCGCTGGACCGCGGCGTGACCATGCTCGACGGCCGCGGCGGCTGGTCCGGCGAACCCAAGCAGGTCATCCTGACCATGGTTTCCTCCATCCAGCTCAAGCGGTTGGAGGAGCTGGTCTACTCCATCGACCCCGACGCCTTCACCATCATGGGCTCGGGCTTCCACGTCCTCGGGCGCGGATTCTCCACGAGAAAGGTCTACTAG
- a CDS encoding SDR family oxidoreductase: MSNVESLFDLGGKVAVVTGIMGRLGSVWAEALLEAGAYVLGLDQKVDVVSDPVQALQSQYPGKLHCFRADVCSRSDLEEALTHCREQVGPPDILVNNAGIDQPPGALGVSHVMDSVPFEISEKVFGVNTLGAFQCAQVFGKSMIESGGGKIINIGSMYGTVSPDSRMYDHIDMSPPFLKPPAYGASKAALVNISNYLATHWAPYGIQVNTLSPGGVFGGQDSTFKKKFAERVPMGRMAYPHELKGPLLFLASEASSYVTGVELVVDGGFTCW, from the coding sequence ATGAGTAATGTTGAGTCGTTATTTGATCTGGGCGGAAAGGTTGCAGTAGTAACTGGCATTATGGGGCGCTTGGGCAGTGTTTGGGCCGAAGCGCTTCTGGAGGCCGGAGCGTATGTGTTGGGACTTGACCAAAAGGTGGATGTTGTTTCTGATCCTGTGCAGGCGCTGCAATCTCAATATCCCGGTAAGTTGCATTGTTTCAGGGCGGATGTGTGTTCCAGGAGCGACTTGGAAGAAGCGTTGACGCATTGCAGAGAACAGGTTGGGCCCCCGGATATTTTGGTAAACAACGCGGGCATAGACCAGCCACCTGGAGCGCTGGGGGTATCCCATGTCATGGACAGTGTTCCTTTCGAAATTAGTGAAAAGGTATTTGGCGTGAATACGCTGGGTGCGTTTCAGTGTGCTCAGGTGTTTGGGAAAAGCATGATTGAGAGTGGTGGGGGGAAAATCATCAATATTGGTTCCATGTATGGAACTGTTTCTCCTGATTCCAGGATGTATGACCATATCGATATGTCTCCTCCATTTTTAAAGCCTCCAGCATATGGAGCTTCCAAAGCTGCTTTGGTCAATATTTCAAATTATCTTGCGACGCACTGGGCACCATATGGGATTCAAGTCAACACCTTGTCGCCTGGTGGTGTTTTTGGCGGGCAAGACAGTACATTCAAGAAAAAATTTGCAGAGCGCGTTCCCATGGGCAGAATGGCATATCCACATGAGCTTAAAGGGCCGCTTCTCTTTCTTGCCTCCGAAGCATCATCATATGTGACTGGCGTCGAGCTTGTTGTTGATGGCGGATTTACATGTTGGTAG
- a CDS encoding aldehyde dehydrogenase family protein: MTNYFPILAGNWIDGFDVPSGDGTVFDNLSPHDGTVLCRCARSNKNDVDQAVQAARAAWPHWSRTSPVRRGQKLYDLALGMKARREVIADIVAAETGKAPRDALGETDGAIALGLFYAGEGQRMYGRTTTSGVDNKTAMTVREPIGVAGLIVSANTPIANVAWKIFPAMICGNTVILKAPEDSPATAWIVGKIAKELGFPDGVLNIIQGYGTEAGVPLVENHDVDVLSFTGSTVVGKQVAATMARRLGRVSLELGGKNALVVCDDADMDNAIKWAILSAFSNAGQRCAAASRIIVFDSVYDAFRDRFVAAAKRLSVGPTNDDDLGPVINKRQLDNMATAVKRAVERGAIILAGGRPLDGQGYAKGSYMAPTILEGVAPDDELSTTEVFGPITALYKARDLEEAIALVNESPYGLTASIHTQSVHRSSEFTRRARTGVVTINAGTYGSEPHMPFGGLKLSGNGTREPGTEALDIYSTLKSVYTATLPELI; the protein is encoded by the coding sequence ATGACTAATTATTTTCCGATCTTGGCAGGAAACTGGATTGATGGGTTTGACGTTCCATCTGGCGACGGGACTGTTTTTGACAACCTGTCACCCCATGATGGCACGGTCTTGTGCCGTTGTGCCCGGTCAAATAAAAATGATGTGGATCAAGCCGTGCAGGCTGCGCGAGCCGCATGGCCGCACTGGAGCCGCACCAGTCCGGTCCGCCGGGGACAAAAGCTCTACGACCTTGCCTTGGGTATGAAGGCTCGACGGGAGGTTATCGCAGATATTGTGGCGGCTGAGACCGGCAAGGCGCCGCGAGATGCCTTGGGTGAGACCGATGGGGCCATTGCCCTCGGGTTGTTTTACGCTGGCGAGGGACAGCGGATGTATGGGCGAACCACGACAAGCGGTGTTGACAATAAGACCGCGATGACGGTGCGGGAACCCATAGGAGTCGCTGGTCTTATTGTCTCTGCCAATACACCCATCGCCAATGTGGCTTGGAAGATTTTTCCAGCTATGATTTGTGGAAATACGGTCATATTGAAGGCTCCTGAGGATTCTCCGGCAACCGCTTGGATTGTCGGGAAAATTGCGAAAGAGCTTGGGTTTCCCGATGGTGTTCTCAATATAATTCAGGGCTACGGCACAGAGGCTGGGGTTCCTTTGGTGGAAAACCATGACGTGGACGTATTAAGCTTTACTGGCTCAACCGTCGTGGGGAAGCAGGTCGCCGCAACCATGGCCCGTAGGCTCGGGCGGGTTTCGTTGGAGCTCGGGGGTAAGAACGCCCTTGTTGTTTGTGATGACGCCGATATGGACAACGCCATCAAATGGGCAATCCTTTCAGCTTTTTCCAACGCAGGCCAGCGATGTGCAGCTGCGTCGCGCATCATTGTCTTCGATTCCGTGTACGATGCGTTTCGCGACAGGTTTGTTGCGGCCGCAAAGAGACTGTCTGTTGGGCCGACCAATGACGATGACTTGGGTCCGGTCATCAACAAACGGCAACTCGACAATATGGCGACCGCAGTGAAGAGAGCCGTTGAGAGAGGGGCCATCATTTTGGCCGGTGGCCGACCCCTGGACGGCCAGGGATATGCGAAGGGCAGCTACATGGCTCCGACGATACTTGAGGGCGTGGCCCCTGACGACGAGTTGTCCACAACCGAGGTTTTCGGGCCCATTACAGCTTTGTACAAGGCTCGGGATCTTGAAGAGGCGATCGCTCTCGTGAATGAGTCACCCTACGGGCTGACCGCATCCATTCATACGCAAAGCGTCCACCGCTCTTCAGAATTCACCCGGCGTGCACGGACTGGCGTGGTGACGATCAACGCAGGGACCTATGGCAGCGAACCGCATATGCCCTTCGGCGGTCTGAAACTTTCTGGAAACGGAACGCGTGAACCGGGAACCGAGGCTCTGGATATATATTCGACTTTGAAATCTGTTTATACGGCAACTCTTCCGGAATTAATATAA
- a CDS encoding AraC family transcriptional regulator, whose amino-acid sequence MGRNPANTHVRFWRDPDLPGVEVRASRYNEDAFRPHVHDAWSIGLIDAGRTTFLLGETSHAAARGQMVVIGPGAVHACNPDPGAVMAYRMFYVDPGLVDEAAAEVLGRVDSEARPRFASPVIDDADLFQLWRRLHVAVAVNAGALEKQSLLMQGLADLLTRHGRLGGPCPCVRVPEAVELVHGHLAAHLDERVGLDDLSILAGVSRYHLLRLFSRETGLPPHAYQNQLRVARARTLLARGEPISQVAAEVGFADQSHFSRVFRQFTGATPRQYQSGSQD is encoded by the coding sequence ATGGGCAGGAATCCGGCCAACACGCATGTGCGCTTCTGGCGCGACCCGGACCTGCCCGGGGTCGAGGTCCGCGCATCCCGCTACAATGAGGACGCCTTTCGCCCTCATGTCCACGACGCATGGTCCATCGGCCTGATCGATGCCGGGCGGACCACGTTTCTCCTGGGCGAGACGAGCCATGCGGCGGCCAGGGGACAGATGGTGGTCATCGGACCGGGCGCGGTGCATGCCTGCAACCCGGACCCCGGCGCGGTCATGGCCTACCGCATGTTTTACGTGGACCCCGGACTGGTGGACGAGGCGGCCGCCGAGGTCCTTGGCCGCGTGGATTCCGAGGCACGCCCCAGGTTTGCCTCGCCGGTCATCGACGATGCCGACCTCTTCCAGCTCTGGCGCAGGCTGCATGTCGCGGTGGCGGTCAATGCCGGGGCGCTGGAAAAACAGTCTCTGCTCATGCAGGGGCTGGCTGATCTGCTGACACGCCACGGTCGCCTGGGCGGCCCCTGCCCCTGCGTCCGGGTGCCGGAGGCCGTGGAGCTGGTGCACGGGCATCTGGCCGCGCATCTCGACGAGCGGGTCGGCCTTGACGATCTCTCGATTCTTGCCGGAGTCAGCCGGTATCACCTGCTGCGCCTCTTCAGCCGCGAGACAGGGCTGCCGCCCCACGCCTATCAGAACCAGTTGCGCGTGGCCCGGGCCAGGACGCTGCTGGCCAGGGGAGAGCCCATCAGCCAGGTGGCGGCCGAGGTCGGCTTTGCGGACCAGAGCCATTTCAGCCGGGTCTTCCGGCAATTTACCGGGGCCACGCCGCGCCAGTACCAGTCCGGCTCCCAGGACTGA
- a CDS encoding SAM hydrolase/SAM-dependent halogenase family protein, with amino-acid sequence MFPIRKKETAPPRTIGLITDFGLADPYVGQMRAVLARKAPGCLVVDITHDVAPFNVAQAAFFLAASYEHFPAEAVILAVVDPGVGTDRGIVALDIDGRLLLAPDNGLLALALKNAWAEHIRAFDLSVATDAPSRVSHTFHGRDVFSPLAAWLALGGNPGELGREIDPQALVSLPWSHPDIRPGLAQGHVLHIDRFGNCVLNLEAGSIGTPTGLRLTMPAGGELVYARTYGDMPEGAPGLLEGSQGFLELAVNQRSAAKRFGLSMGDAVELAWEA; translated from the coding sequence ATGTTCCCGATCAGGAAGAAGGAGACCGCGCCGCCGCGCACCATCGGACTGATCACCGACTTCGGGCTGGCCGATCCCTATGTGGGCCAGATGCGCGCCGTGCTGGCCCGCAAGGCTCCTGGCTGCCTCGTGGTGGACATCACCCACGACGTGGCCCCCTTCAACGTGGCCCAGGCCGCCTTCTTCCTGGCCGCAAGCTACGAGCATTTTCCGGCCGAAGCCGTGATCCTGGCCGTGGTCGATCCAGGGGTGGGCACGGACAGGGGCATCGTCGCCCTGGACATCGACGGACGCCTGCTTCTGGCCCCGGACAACGGCCTGCTGGCCCTGGCGCTGAAAAACGCCTGGGCCGAGCACATCCGCGCCTTTGACCTGAGCGTGGCCACGGATGCGCCAAGCCGCGTCTCCCACACCTTCCACGGCCGCGACGTGTTCTCCCCCCTGGCCGCATGGCTGGCCTTGGGCGGCAACCCCGGCGAGCTGGGCCGCGAGATCGACCCCCAAGCCCTCGTCAGTCTACCCTGGAGCCACCCGGACATCCGACCCGGCCTGGCGCAGGGACATGTCCTGCATATCGACCGCTTCGGCAACTGCGTCCTCAACCTGGAGGCCGGGAGCATCGGCACCCCGACCGGCCTGCGGCTGACCATGCCCGCCGGGGGCGAGCTGGTCTACGCCCGCACCTACGGCGACATGCCCGAGGGCGCTCCCGGACTGCTCGAAGGGAGCCAGGGCTTTCTGGAGCTGGCCGTGAACCAGCGCTCGGCAGCCAAGCGTTTCGGCCTGTCCATGGGCGACGCCGTGGAGCTGGCCTGGGAGGCGTGA
- a CDS encoding PocR ligand-binding domain-containing protein, which yields MRTLKTRNLSMRLIDMQPKEEWEKLQQELNDRFHFNADVVDQDGVRLAGTAWGNELCRAIRENEQALGAICKPAGQMFVHLMREGRAAFVEECDAGLVRVSVPVIRDGELLGAVGGCGLVPEEGEVDEYMVEMSSGMDAETVGRLAGTVTSVSAERVREIIDFIEAKVAELVAK from the coding sequence ATGCGAACACTGAAGACAAGGAATCTCTCCATGCGCCTGATAGACATGCAGCCCAAGGAAGAATGGGAAAAACTGCAACAGGAACTCAACGACCGCTTTCATTTCAACGCCGATGTCGTGGACCAGGACGGCGTCCGGCTGGCCGGAACCGCCTGGGGCAACGAACTGTGCCGGGCCATCCGCGAGAACGAGCAGGCCCTTGGTGCCATCTGCAAGCCCGCAGGCCAGATGTTCGTGCACCTGATGCGGGAGGGCCGGGCCGCATTCGTGGAGGAATGTGACGCCGGGCTGGTGCGCGTCAGCGTGCCGGTGATCAGGGACGGCGAGCTGCTGGGTGCGGTGGGCGGCTGTGGACTGGTGCCCGAGGAGGGCGAGGTGGACGAGTACATGGTCGAGATGTCATCAGGGATGGACGCCGAGACCGTGGGAAGACTGGCCGGGACCGTCACGTCCGTTTCTGCGGAGCGGGTGCGTGAGATCATCGACTTCATTGAGGCAAAGGTGGCCGAGCTGGTGGCCAAATAG
- a CDS encoding universal stress protein: protein MRHENSDGSRPVIDPGLTPSGREPGRDNLDRHLLIALSAHSKAGAGIEFVTHFFSAKANLDLTLFHIPAGQAAVWAEETSYKTVEALETRAVAGHGKGRKLVGDVKHVLAAAGFDPERIHERVVAPQKSKGHDLIREAARGRYDAVVLGRRAQLGLGEIMDKSLSRHLLEGLSHAISFPLWICRLPEPDRRNVLLCVDGSPPSERITDHVGFMLAREPGHTVTVFHVSPGGEDAPEAHAVMDRALALLAEAGMPRERIATVVRKGANPARHIEAEYEAGRYAAVAIGSSGAGRGLWDRLFVGSVARTVFADLSGAALWVCF from the coding sequence ATGCGCCATGAGAACAGCGATGGATCCAGACCCGTCATTGATCCGGGGCTGACCCCCTCGGGCAGGGAGCCGGGTCGCGACAACCTCGACCGGCACCTGCTCATCGCCCTTTCCGCGCATTCCAAGGCCGGGGCGGGTATTGAGTTCGTCACGCATTTCTTCTCCGCCAAGGCGAATCTTGATCTGACCCTCTTTCACATTCCCGCAGGCCAGGCCGCGGTCTGGGCCGAGGAAACCTCCTACAAGACCGTGGAAGCCCTGGAGACCCGGGCGGTCGCGGGGCACGGCAAGGGGCGCAAGCTGGTGGGGGATGTCAAGCATGTCCTGGCCGCGGCCGGGTTTGACCCCGAACGTATCCACGAGCGCGTGGTCGCTCCCCAGAAGAGCAAGGGGCACGACCTGATCCGCGAGGCCGCACGGGGGCGCTACGACGCCGTGGTCCTGGGCCGCCGGGCGCAACTGGGCCTTGGCGAGATCATGGACAAGTCCCTGTCGCGCCATCTGCTCGAAGGGCTGTCCCACGCCATCAGCTTTCCCCTGTGGATATGCCGCCTGCCCGAGCCTGACCGGCGCAACGTGCTCCTGTGCGTGGACGGCTCGCCACCGTCGGAGCGCATCACCGACCATGTGGGCTTCATGCTCGCACGGGAGCCGGGCCATACGGTGACTGTGTTCCACGTCAGCCCCGGCGGGGAGGATGCGCCCGAGGCCCACGCGGTCATGGATCGGGCATTGGCCCTGCTGGCTGAGGCGGGCATGCCTCGGGAGCGCATCGCCACCGTTGTGCGCAAGGGTGCGAATCCTGCCCGGCACATTGAGGCCGAGTACGAGGCGGGACGCTACGCGGCCGTGGCCATCGGCAGCTCGGGCGCGGGCCGGGGTCTGTGGGACCGCCTCTTTGTCGGCTCCGTGGCCCGTACCGTGTTCGCCGACCTCTCGGGCGCGGCCCTGTGGGTGTGTTTCTAG
- the sppA gene encoding signal peptide peptidase SppA: protein MRRTSSPAVPALLAALALFLVLPGCAPKLKIFAAPTTDPLKEFVLEGSAADKLALVHLTGFLTVQPRQGVLRATPSQVQELVSALALAEADPQVRAVVLAIDSPGGTATTSDILYHEIAGFRERTGKAVVAAMLDVAASGGYYAALPADWILAHPTTITGSVGVVFMRPKLHGLLDKIGVDVEVSKSGADKDMGSPFRPTSPEEAALFQAIIDDYADRFLSLVARHRSLTDRNMELARTARIFTARQALDAGLIDEVGYIQDAFAKARALAGLPEGARVVTYRRDTYPNDNPYNTMTAADPESASLLGLDAGFIMPPRAGFHYVWPQGMTR from the coding sequence ATGCGACGCACCTCTTCCCCCGCTGTCCCGGCCCTGCTCGCGGCCCTGGCCCTATTCCTGGTCCTGCCGGGATGTGCACCCAAGCTGAAGATATTCGCGGCACCGACCACCGACCCCCTCAAGGAATTCGTCCTTGAAGGCAGCGCCGCCGACAAGCTGGCCCTCGTCCATCTGACAGGCTTTCTGACCGTGCAGCCGCGCCAGGGCGTGCTCCGCGCCACCCCGAGCCAGGTGCAGGAGCTGGTCAGCGCCCTGGCCCTGGCCGAGGCCGACCCCCAGGTCCGGGCAGTGGTCCTGGCCATCGACTCTCCGGGCGGAACCGCCACGACCTCGGACATCCTCTATCACGAGATCGCGGGCTTCAGGGAGCGCACGGGCAAGGCCGTGGTGGCGGCCATGCTGGACGTGGCCGCCTCGGGCGGTTACTACGCGGCCCTGCCCGCAGACTGGATACTGGCCCACCCCACCACCATCACCGGATCGGTGGGCGTGGTCTTCATGCGCCCCAAGCTGCACGGGCTCCTGGACAAGATCGGGGTGGACGTGGAGGTCTCCAAGTCCGGCGCGGACAAGGACATGGGCTCGCCCTTCCGGCCCACCAGCCCGGAAGAAGCCGCCCTGTTCCAGGCCATCATCGACGACTATGCCGACCGCTTCCTCTCCCTGGTGGCCAGACACCGCAGCCTGACCGACCGGAACATGGAGCTGGCGCGCACTGCCCGGATCTTCACGGCCCGCCAGGCCCTGGACGCAGGGCTCATCGACGAAGTGGGCTACATCCAGGACGCCTTTGCCAAGGCCCGCGCCCTGGCCGGTCTGCCCGAAGGCGCACGGGTCGTCACCTACCGGCGCGACACCTATCCCAACGACAACCCCTACAACACCATGACCGCCGCCGACCCGGAATCCGCCTCCCTGCTGGGACTGGACGCGGGCTTCATCATGCCGCCCAGGGCAGGGTTCCACTATGTCTGGCCCCAGGGCATGACCCGCTGA